Genomic segment of Mycoplasmopsis edwardii:
AATCTTTAAAAAGATTTATTCAAAATTAGAAATTACAACTCATGAAATTAGTTATAAAACAACAGCTCAATATATTTCATGAGCTAAAAACTTTTCAGAAGACCCTAATGAATTTGCAAAAGTTTTAAACGAAGAAAACAAACCAACAATACTTGCAAAAATTTATTTAGAATACTTAAATGAATTAGCACTTCATGGTTCATTAGACTTTGATGATTTAATTATCTTAACGCACAGGTTATTTACTTTAAGACCTGATATCTTAAAGAAATATCAAGAAATCTATAGATACATTTTAATTGACGAGTTTCAAGATACATCATCATTACAATATGAAATTATGAAGATGTTATATACCGAAAATACACATGTAACAATTGTTGGTGACCCTGACCAAACAATTTACAACTGACGGGGAGCTGATGTTAACTTAATTTTAGATTTTGATAAAGATTTTAAAGATTCAAAAACTGTTATTTTAGACATCAACTACCGTTCAACAAAGAAAATCTTAGAAACAGCAAACAAATTAATTAAACATAACAACATCAGATATAGCAAAGATCTAGTAACTGAAAATGAAGAAGGAACAGAACCTGAATTCTTCCATAGCTTCAATGAAGAAGGTGAAGCTAGATGGGTTGTAAATAAAATTAATGAACTTAAAAAACAAAAAAACCAGCTTAAATCAATTGCTATTTTATTTAGATCAAACTACTACTCAAGGGTTTTTGAACAAGCTTTGATTGAAGAAAACATTCCTCACAAATTGATAAACGGAGTTAAATTCTACCAACGTTCAGAAATTAAGGATGTTTTAGCCTTTTTAAGAGTTCTTTTTGATGGACAAGAAATTTCATTAGAGAGAATTATTAATGTTCCTAATAGAGGTATCGGAGAGGCTAGATTAGCAAAATTAAGAGAATTTTCTAGAAAACACAACAAAACAATTTTCTTTGCATTAAAAGATCACTTTAAACAATTACCAGTTAAAGAATTAGGTAAAGAGTTCATTATTCAAAAACTTCATCCATTCATGAAGACATTGATGAAATATAAAAAATTATTATTAAGCAAAAGTAATAAGATTTATAGACTACTTGATGCATTTTTACAAGAAATTGGTTTTTATGAAAGTATTGAAAACAACAAAAACCTTAGAGGTACAGCGAAAGAAAACGTTAAAGAGTTAATTAAGTCAATTGAAACCTGAGAAAAGAAAAACCCAGGCAAAGATTTACAAGATTACTTAAACATGGTTAACTTATTAACTGTAACTGATGAATTCCATAACGAAACAAACTATGTAACATTAATGACGATTCACTCAGCTAAAGGTCTTGAATATGATAACATCTTCCTTGTAGGATTAAACAAAGGTGTTTTTCCAACATTTAGAATCTTTGAAAAAGGTGACTTTATCAATAACTCAAAAGACAAAAATAGCGATGAATTAATTGAAGAGGAAAGAAGACTTGCATATGTTGCTGTAACTAGAGCAAGAAACAAGTTATTCTTATCATCTTCAAGAGGTAAAATTTTAGGAACCAATACCCCTAAAGAAATCTCACAATTTTTAGAAGAAATGGGAATTAATACTAAAGAAAAAATCTTATTAAATGACCAAACTAATATCGTTCCATTTGATGAAGATTCAGATGCATTAGCAAGAAATTCAAAAATTATTATTGGAGACATTATTTCACATATTATCTTTGGAGAAGGTGAAGTTATTGACTCAAAATCAACTGGTGATATTGATGTAAGATTCCATAATGATGGAAAAGTAAGAACCTTAAACAAAATGCATAATTCAATAAGGCTAATTAGTAGGTAACAATGAATATTTTTGACATTTTATCGGTTATTTTAATATGCTTATTTGTTTTAGCGATAACAATTGGTATATTGTTAATGTTATACATTTACTATAGATCTTCATCAGGGATCATTATCTTTAAAGTAGATAAGATTAACAACAGAGTTTTACGTATCAGTAACACTTATCACTTTATGTCTACTATATTTGATTCTAAAAAATCAGGTTTCAAAGAGTTCAATTACATTTCTTTAGATGACTTCTTAGAACACTTTGATAAAACAAGTAAAGACAAATTCAACAATGTCTTCGATATGTCTTGAAACGAAAATAAAGTTGAAGTTATTAGTGTAAATATTAATCAAAAATATCGCAAAAACTTTACAATTTGAGAAAGACTTGCAGTAAGATTTGATAAGTCAATCACAAAAACCCCAGAATATCAAGTTACAATTAGACAAGATAGAACAACGAATTTTATATGTGCCTTAAGATGAAATAAAGCATCTAAAAAAATTCAAAACCTTACAATTAAAAATCATAAAGATTCAAGATATTTCAGTCTAAATGAGAAAAACTTAACAGTCATTGGAATGATGCTTAAATCAGTTTTTAACTTAAAAGAAATTAGAAATTCAGATATTTATGAAATTTACTCAATGTTTGATTTTAAAAGCAAAAAAACCTTTTACTTTAAAGAAGATGGAATTATTTATTTCGTTCTAAAAGGTGTTTCAAACAAACGTTATAAAGAATATCAAAACATTATTAATGACCTTAATAAAAACAAATACATTAACAAGATCTTTAATTACAGTACAATGTTTAAAACTTCAAGTATTAAAAATGAGCAAGATCTAATTAATATCAAAAACATGCTCAAATATTCTTTATATAACATTTACTCAAACAACGTTGATTATTCTAAGTATATGTTTTTTGATGAAAAAATAATCAAAAATGCTGATTTTCAAGACTTTATTAACAATTTAAATAAATATGATGTAATTAACTCATCATCTGATAATGAAATCAAAATAAAAGAATACATGATTACTAAATATTCAACCAAACAAAAAGGTTCATTAGTATTAGTTGAATGCAGTCTGAAAGATGATGTTTTGGACTCTAAATGAATTGAATTATTCAAGAAAATTTTTTATCTCGAATACAAATATCAAAAAAGTTGATATAGTCACATTGGTGAATTAAAAAAATACAATTCAAGCAATTCAATGTTCAAAGTTTCTCAAGAAGTTTTCTTAGACCAAAACTTTGTGCCAACTACCAATAAACCAATTTGTTTAGTTTATGCAAATGACAACGAATTCTTAGCTAATTTATTAAAAGTAAAAATTGATAAATTTGCAAAAGATCACAAAATTTATACTGCACTTTATATCGATAGAATCGACAGAACTTTAATTAATATTATTAACACAATTGAAAAAATTAAAGCTATTGTTATTGGTGAAAATATTTCACAAAATCTTAATGATTGATCAGTATTTTATGATTGTTTAAACCTTGTAAAACTTGCTAAAGACAAAAATACAAGAATCATTTTTGAAAAGCCTAAAAAGGATTTAGACTCTTTAATAATCGAGAAATTAGACATACAATTCTCATTTGATTCATAATTATTTATAAAGTGGAAAAATTCAGGAAACAACCTGAATTTTTCTTTAAATTTAATCCAAAATAAGTTGAAATCATATAAAATTAATTTATGAAGGAAATTATCTATTTACACACAAATACTGAATACTCATTTTTACAATCAACAATAAGATTAGAAAGACTTTTTAAGCTAGCAAAAGAACAAAACCTTAAGTACTTAACATTAACAGATGTTGAGAATTTTCACGCTTTACAATTCTTTTGAAACTTTCAAAATGACCATAATTTTAAACTAATTTTAGGGTCCGAATTCATTTTAAAGGAAGGATTTAGAGTTATTATATTAGCTAAAAATGACCAAGGATTTTTATTTATTAAAGATCTAGTTAACCAAAAAAGCAAACAACAAGAAATCTCTTATTATGACTTAGATAATGAGAACATTTTTGTAATCGACCATTACGAACTTGGGTCTTTCGCCTTAGGGATCACAATAGATAAATTCCACAATAACTTTTATTTAAATAATAAAAAACAACAATCAATTCAAACTGTTTTTGCTCCAACAAAAAAGGTTTTAGAATTTGATGATAATGAACTTTTACCTGTTTTAAATAATATTGCCGGAAGCACACATGAACAGCAAAAAATTTACAATGAATACTTAAATCAAGAAGAATTTCAAGATATTGATGATATTGTTTACCAAAATATTTTAAGCATTGTCAACCAAATAAATGTTTCTAAACCTGATTCACAAATTAAGTTAGCAAAATTTTCTGATAACTCACTTGATGAATTTCAAAAATTAATTACAGGAGAAAGATACAAAAACATCTTAAAACACTATGATAAAGAATTAGTTAATGAACGTATTAAACAAGAATATAAGGTCATTACAAAATTAGGCTTTGTTGATTATTTTTTAATCATTCAAGATGCATTAGAGTTCGCACGTCAAAATAATATTTTAATCGGACCAGGCCGTGGTTCAGCAGCAGGTTCTTTAATTTCCTATCTTTTAAAAATAACATCAGTTAACCCTCTTGAATTTGACTTACTTTTTGAAAGATTCTTAAATGTAGATAGAGTAAGTTTACCTGATATTGATATTGATATCCAAGATAACCGAAGAGATGAAATTTTCACTTATTTAGCAAGCAAATATGGCGAAGATAAAGTTGCTTTTATTTCAACATTCCAAACTTTAGCAGCTAAAAACTCAATTCGTGATGTAGGAAGATTTTTAAACATTCCAAGAACTGAAATAGATAATATTTCATCAAGTATTTCTTTAAATGATGAAAACTTAAAATATGCATTTGAAAAAAATAAAAAATACAACTTATATGCAAATAAATATCCTAAATTACATGAACTAGCTTCCAAAATTGAAGGGTTACCAAGACAAACTGGAATCCATGCTGCTGGGTTTATTATTTCAAATCAACCTATTAAAGAAATTGTTCCGGTACAACAAAGTTCATTTAACTTGCAACAAGTTCAAATGACAATGAACAACCTTGAAAAATATGGACTAATTAAGATTGACTTCTTAGGTCTTAAAAACCTTACTTTTATCAACCAAATCGAAAGCTTAATACCCCAAAATCAACTATTTGATAACATGATCAATGACTCAGTTTCAATGTTTAATGATAAACAAACTTTTGATATCTTAAATTCACTAAATACTGATGGTATTTTCCAGTTAGAATCTCCTGGTATGCGTAACGCAATTAAACAAGTTGGAATTGATTCATTTGACGACATTTATGCAATCTTGTCATTATTTAGACCCGGACCAAGTGTTTATATCCAAGAATATGCAAAAGGTAAAAGGAATAATTTATTCATAGAAAAAGTTCATCCTAAGTATGACAAAATAGTTAAAAGTACTTTTGGTATCATTGTTTACCAAGAGCAAATTATGCAAATTGTGCAAGAAGTTGCAAATATGCCTTTCTCAAAAGCAGATTTATTCAGAAGAGCAATTTCTAAAAAAGACGAAAGCAAACTTCATGAATATAAAAATGAGTTTTTTAAAGGTGGTTTAGAAAACGGTTTAAGCACAAATGATTTGAACAAAATTTATTCAAATATTGAAAAATTTGCAGATTATGGTTTTAACAAATCTCATGCTGTTGCTTATTCACTTGTTAGTTATAAACTAGCTTATTATAAATCTCGTTTCCCAATGATCTTTTATAAAGTTTTACTTTCTAATTATTCTTCTGATCAGCAACATATTAAAACTTATTCCGAAGAAGCTCATAAAATTGGAATAAAAGTTAATATTCCTAACATTAATATCTCAAGTGAACAAGCCGAAATCTTTTTTGATGAAATTTATTTACCTTTTAACTTAATTAAAGGTATTGGACAAAGTGTTGTAGAAAAAGTTGTTAACGAAAGAAAACAAAATGGTCCATTTTTAGACTTTATTTCAACATGATTAAGATTAAGAGTTGCTGGTGTTGGTGAAGTTGCTATTGAAACATTAATTAAAGCTGGTGCTTTTAGTGATTTCGGAAATCAAAACTCATTATTAAACTCACTAGATATTTGCTTTGACTTTTACGAAATTTATAAAGCTAGAGCAAAAAAAGA
This window contains:
- a CDS encoding ATP-dependent helicase, with translation MLLKKVDLLSDLNEKQRQAVEYFDKPLRIIAGAGTGKTKVLTRKVAYLINDLNVSPKSILAVTFTNKAAKEMINRIEKYCQQIKEKLNVLTFHSFCTTILRNDIRELGYRREFYIIDEHDKEQIFKKIYSKLEITTHEISYKTTAQYISWAKNFSEDPNEFAKVLNEENKPTILAKIYLEYLNELALHGSLDFDDLIILTHRLFTLRPDILKKYQEIYRYILIDEFQDTSSLQYEIMKMLYTENTHVTIVGDPDQTIYNWRGADVNLILDFDKDFKDSKTVILDINYRSTKKILETANKLIKHNNIRYSKDLVTENEEGTEPEFFHSFNEEGEARWVVNKINELKKQKNQLKSIAILFRSNYYSRVFEQALIEENIPHKLINGVKFYQRSEIKDVLAFLRVLFDGQEISLERIINVPNRGIGEARLAKLREFSRKHNKTIFFALKDHFKQLPVKELGKEFIIQKLHPFMKTLMKYKKLLLSKSNKIYRLLDAFLQEIGFYESIENNKNLRGTAKENVKELIKSIETWEKKNPGKDLQDYLNMVNLLTVTDEFHNETNYVTLMTIHSAKGLEYDNIFLVGLNKGVFPTFRIFEKGDFINNSKDKNSDELIEEERRLAYVAVTRARNKLFLSSSRGKILGTNTPKEISQFLEEMGINTKEKILLNDQTNIVPFDEDSDALARNSKIIIGDIISHIIFGEGEVIDSKSTGDIDVRFHNDGKVRTLNKMHNSIRLISR
- a CDS encoding MHO_4530 family protein, which gives rise to MLYIYYRSSSGIIIFKVDKINNRVLRISNTYHFMSTIFDSKKSGFKEFNYISLDDFLEHFDKTSKDKFNNVFDMSWNENKVEVISVNINQKYRKNFTIWERLAVRFDKSITKTPEYQVTIRQDRTTNFICALRWNKASKKIQNLTIKNHKDSRYFSLNEKNLTVIGMMLKSVFNLKEIRNSDIYEIYSMFDFKSKKTFYFKEDGIIYFVLKGVSNKRYKEYQNIINDLNKNKYINKIFNYSTMFKTSSIKNEQDLINIKNMLKYSLYNIYSNNVDYSKYMFFDEKIIKNADFQDFINNLNKYDVINSSSDNEIKIKEYMITKYSTKQKGSLVLVECSLKDDVLDSKWIELFKKIFYLEYKYQKSWYSHIGELKKYNSSNSMFKVSQEVFLDQNFVPTTNKPICLVYANDNEFLANLLKVKIDKFAKDHKIYTALYIDRIDRTLINIINTIEKIKAIVIGENISQNLNDWSVFYDCLNLVKLAKDKNTRIIFEKPKKDLDSLIIEKLDIQFSFDS
- the dnaE gene encoding DNA polymerase III subunit alpha, with product MKEIIYLHTNTEYSFLQSTIRLERLFKLAKEQNLKYLTLTDVENFHALQFFWNFQNDHNFKLILGSEFILKEGFRVIILAKNDQGFLFIKDLVNQKSKQQEISYYDLDNENIFVIDHYELGSFALGITIDKFHNNFYLNNKKQQSIQTVFAPTKKVLEFDDNELLPVLNNIAGSTHEQQKIYNEYLNQEEFQDIDDIVYQNILSIVNQINVSKPDSQIKLAKFSDNSLDEFQKLITGERYKNILKHYDKELVNERIKQEYKVITKLGFVDYFLIIQDALEFARQNNILIGPGRGSAAGSLISYLLKITSVNPLEFDLLFERFLNVDRVSLPDIDIDIQDNRRDEIFTYLASKYGEDKVAFISTFQTLAAKNSIRDVGRFLNIPRTEIDNISSSISLNDENLKYAFEKNKKYNLYANKYPKLHELASKIEGLPRQTGIHAAGFIISNQPIKEIVPVQQSSFNLQQVQMTMNNLEKYGLIKIDFLGLKNLTFINQIESLIPQNQLFDNMINDSVSMFNDKQTFDILNSLNTDGIFQLESPGMRNAIKQVGIDSFDDIYAILSLFRPGPSVYIQEYAKGKRNNLFIEKVHPKYDKIVKSTFGIIVYQEQIMQIVQEVANMPFSKADLFRRAISKKDESKLHEYKNEFFKGGLENGLSTNDLNKIYSNIEKFADYGFNKSHAVAYSLVSYKLAYYKSRFPMIFYKVLLSNYSSDQQHIKTYSEEAHKIGIKVNIPNINISSEQAEIFFDEIYLPFNLIKGIGQSVVEKVVNERKQNGPFLDFISTWLRLRVAGVGEVAIETLIKAGAFSDFGNQNSLLNSLDICFDFYEIYKARAKKEPDVLNKFIEENDIGNIPLVIKEADKVQEDENEIKLLGSRYTNETWNFNSKLSQQFESLCLANLSDKAEWLRVTLLEVKKGKKDKQTILKLKDDSKVITASGWNQTVQNLLYNNNPRNIMVLIVKKDIFYNVKDFKEILDE